In Aequorivita sp. H23M31, a single window of DNA contains:
- a CDS encoding M20/M25/M40 family metallo-hydrolase, translating to MKKLFILTFTCSLISYSFIFSQEKNSVVDGIVKEAYENSQLETLGHELMDDIGPRLVGTPQMQKAHDWAIAKYKSWGISAENQQWGEWKGWERGITHIDMIHPRVQTLEGTQLAWNPGTSKKGVTAECIILPEIKDSISFQKWLPTVKGKFVMVAMKQPTGRPDYNWEEWATPESFEKMKKNRTEMTRAWYANIAKSGYDSRSIIPALEKAGAAGIVDNYWSNGFGVDKIFGARTKKIPTVDIQLEDYTMLYRMVEHGDKPQIHVVAESKDLGVVPAFNTIAEIKGTEKPEEYVILSAHFDSWDGGTGATDNGTGTLVMMEAMRILKKVYPNPKRTILVGHWGSEEQGLNGSSAFVADHPEIIKNMQASFNQDNGTGRVVSINGAGFLQSYDYISRWLSAVPDTIRKHIETSFPGSPARGGSDNASFVAAGAPGFSLSSLSWSYWNYTWHTNRDTYDKIVFDDVQSNVILTAILAYMASEDPERASWEKVKLPIDKKTGEPQEWPTQRVPERKGGL from the coding sequence ATGAAAAAACTTTTTATCCTCACTTTTACGTGTTCCCTTATTTCATACTCTTTTATTTTTTCACAGGAAAAAAATAGTGTTGTTGATGGAATAGTTAAAGAAGCCTATGAAAATTCCCAACTTGAAACCCTCGGCCACGAATTGATGGACGATATTGGCCCACGCCTTGTTGGAACGCCACAGATGCAAAAAGCTCACGATTGGGCGATAGCAAAATATAAATCTTGGGGAATCTCTGCCGAAAACCAACAATGGGGCGAATGGAAAGGATGGGAGCGTGGCATTACGCATATTGATATGATCCATCCTCGGGTTCAAACTTTGGAAGGAACTCAGTTAGCGTGGAATCCAGGTACTTCGAAAAAGGGAGTTACTGCGGAATGTATTATTCTACCAGAGATAAAAGATTCTATTTCCTTTCAAAAATGGCTACCCACAGTAAAAGGAAAATTTGTTATGGTTGCCATGAAGCAACCTACGGGAAGACCAGATTACAACTGGGAAGAATGGGCTACGCCAGAATCTTTTGAGAAGATGAAAAAGAATAGAACCGAAATGACAAGAGCTTGGTACGCAAATATTGCAAAAAGTGGATACGACAGCAGAAGCATAATCCCAGCATTGGAAAAAGCAGGAGCTGCCGGAATCGTAGATAATTATTGGTCTAATGGTTTTGGTGTGGATAAAATATTTGGAGCTCGTACCAAAAAGATTCCTACAGTAGATATTCAGTTGGAAGATTACACCATGTTGTACCGAATGGTAGAGCACGGAGATAAACCTCAAATACATGTTGTTGCCGAATCGAAGGATTTGGGCGTAGTGCCTGCCTTTAATACAATAGCCGAAATTAAAGGAACAGAAAAACCAGAAGAATATGTAATCCTTTCCGCACATTTTGATTCGTGGGACGGTGGAACCGGAGCTACGGATAATGGAACTGGTACACTTGTAATGATGGAAGCAATGCGTATTCTTAAAAAGGTTTATCCAAACCCAAAACGTACGATTTTGGTAGGTCATTGGGGCAGTGAGGAACAAGGATTAAATGGTTCGTCTGCTTTTGTTGCAGATCATCCCGAAATCATTAAAAACATGCAAGCTTCTTTTAACCAAGATAATGGAACAGGAAGAGTTGTAAGCATTAACGGTGCTGGGTTTTTACAATCCTACGATTATATTTCACGATGGTTAAGCGCAGTTCCCGATACTATTAGAAAACATATCGAGACTTCTTTTCCAGGGTCACCCGCTCGCGGAGGTTCGGATAATGCAAGTTTTGTTGCTGCGGGAGCGCCTGGTTTTAGTTTGAGTTCGTTGAGCTGGAGCTACTGGAATTACACTTGGCACACCAATCGCGACACCTATGATAAAATTGTGTTTGATGATGTACAGAGCAACGTAATCTTAACTGCTATCTTAGCCTACATGGCTTCCGAAGATCCAGAGCGAGCTTCTTGGGAAAAGGTGAAATTGCCAATAGATAAGAAAACGGGTGAACCTCAAGAATGGCCTACCCAAAGAGTTCCTGAAAGAAAAGGAGGTCTCTAA
- a CDS encoding bifunctional 3-deoxy-7-phosphoheptulonate synthase/chorismate mutase type II, whose amino-acid sequence MKNKKEFRNWLDALALNHPLVIAGPCSAETEEQLLEIAHQLKDSKVSILRAGIWKPRSRPGNFEGVGELGLKWLQTAKKETGLLTTIEVANATHVELALKYDVDILWIGARTTVSPFIVQEIAEAVRGTDKTILVKNPVNPDLALWLGAVERFYEVGINKLGVIHRGFSTYEKTRYRNNPEWQIPIDLHNHFPDLPLILDPSHIAGRRDIIFDLCQTALDLNYDGLMIETHNNPDKAWSDADQQITPLALKEILSDLKVRKTEGDQIEFRNQLSTLRSQIDLIDDQIMDMLGKRMKIVDSIGGMKKKNNVAILQVKRWNQILERMIELGGEYTLSEDFVLRIYKAIHQESINHQKKVMDD is encoded by the coding sequence ATGAAAAATAAAAAGGAATTTCGCAATTGGTTGGATGCCCTAGCATTGAATCATCCATTAGTAATTGCCGGACCTTGTAGTGCTGAAACGGAAGAGCAGTTATTGGAAATTGCGCATCAGCTAAAGGATAGCAAAGTATCTATTTTACGAGCTGGTATATGGAAGCCGAGAAGTCGCCCAGGTAATTTTGAAGGTGTGGGTGAATTGGGCTTAAAGTGGCTGCAAACAGCTAAAAAGGAAACCGGTTTATTAACTACCATTGAAGTAGCAAATGCAACCCACGTGGAATTGGCCCTAAAATACGATGTCGATATTTTATGGATAGGAGCACGGACCACTGTTTCTCCTTTTATAGTTCAGGAAATTGCCGAGGCCGTAAGAGGAACTGATAAAACAATCTTGGTTAAAAACCCCGTAAATCCCGATTTGGCATTATGGTTGGGAGCAGTGGAGCGGTTTTATGAAGTTGGTATTAATAAATTGGGCGTTATCCATCGCGGATTTTCTACTTACGAGAAAACGCGGTATCGAAATAATCCGGAATGGCAAATTCCCATTGACCTTCATAACCACTTTCCAGATTTACCTTTAATTCTTGATCCCTCCCATATTGCTGGAAGACGCGATATAATCTTTGACCTTTGCCAAACAGCGCTCGACCTGAATTATGACGGTTTGATGATAGAGACCCATAACAATCCTGATAAAGCGTGGAGCGATGCAGATCAACAGATTACTCCTTTGGCACTTAAAGAAATCCTCAGCGATCTAAAAGTTAGAAAAACGGAAGGAGACCAGATTGAATTCAGGAATCAATTAAGTACGCTACGTTCCCAAATAGATTTGATAGACGATCAGATTATGGATATGCTGGGGAAACGAATGAAAATAGTAGACAGTATTGGTGGAATGAAAAAAAAGAATAATGTTGCCATTCTGCAAGTAAAACGATGGAACCAAATTCTTGAAAGAATGATCGAGCTGGGCGGAGAATATACGCTGAGTGAAGATTTTGTATTGCGAATCTATAAGGCTATCCACCAAGAATCCATTAATCATCAGAAAAAGGTTATGGATGATTAG
- a CDS encoding lipocalin-like domain-containing protein, translating into MKLLKNLSLALLLTVLLVGCSKNDDDNSASLIGSWKITSQKLNNVTLPLDACELKSVITFDSKYITIKDYYGDDCENFDTEALPYTRNGNNLTVGIGEEMETVKILTLSQSTLEIETRDEEFVLVQKYTRL; encoded by the coding sequence ATGAAATTATTAAAAAATTTAAGCCTTGCTCTGTTGTTGACAGTTCTTCTTGTTGGATGTAGTAAAAACGATGACGATAATTCAGCCTCCTTGATCGGTAGCTGGAAAATCACTTCACAAAAATTAAACAATGTAACTTTGCCTTTGGATGCATGTGAATTGAAAAGCGTAATTACTTTTGATTCGAAATATATTACCATAAAAGATTATTATGGTGATGACTGCGAAAATTTTGACACCGAAGCTCTCCCTTATACTCGAAATGGAAATAATTTGACAGTAGGCATTGGTGAAGAGATGGAAACTGTTAAAATCCTGACCTTGAGCCAATCAACTTTGGAAATCGAAACTCGCGACGAAGAATTTGTTCTAGTGCAAAAATATACTCGCCTGTAA
- the gldA gene encoding gliding motility-associated ABC transporter ATP-binding subunit GldA — MSIKVENITKTYGEQKALNNVSFSIEKGEIVGFLGPNGAGKSTMMKILTTYISPTEGTALVNGFEIGKDDIEVKRSVGYLPEHNPLYLEMFVREYLLFNAGIYKISKDEVEKIIDKTGLTSEANKKIGQLSKGYRQRVGLACALLHNPEVLILDEPTTGLDPNQLIEIRKLIKNVGREKTVLLSTHIMQEVEAICDRVIIINKGEIVLDKKLDDLKKNKQQIIEVEFDYRVEEVALQQLPKIGRIENPIGFVYQLYFDTEQDMRGKVFDFAHDNGLKILQLHNKNTTLEKLFGELTS, encoded by the coding sequence ATGTCCATTAAAGTAGAAAATATTACTAAAACCTACGGCGAACAAAAAGCGCTGAACAATGTTTCATTTTCAATTGAGAAAGGAGAAATCGTTGGTTTTTTAGGTCCGAATGGAGCTGGGAAATCCACTATGATGAAGATTTTGACCACTTATATTTCACCTACGGAAGGAACTGCTTTGGTAAATGGTTTTGAGATTGGGAAGGACGATATAGAAGTTAAAAGAAGCGTAGGATATTTACCAGAGCACAATCCCTTGTATCTGGAAATGTTTGTGCGGGAATATCTTCTCTTTAACGCTGGAATCTATAAAATATCCAAAGACGAAGTTGAAAAGATAATCGATAAAACGGGATTGACTTCCGAAGCAAATAAAAAGATCGGCCAACTTTCCAAAGGATATAGGCAACGTGTAGGATTGGCGTGTGCGCTTCTGCACAATCCGGAAGTTCTTATCCTGGATGAGCCTACAACCGGTCTTGATCCCAATCAGTTGATTGAAATCCGGAAATTGATAAAAAATGTGGGGAGGGAAAAAACCGTTTTGCTTTCTACACACATTATGCAGGAAGTGGAAGCCATTTGCGACCGCGTAATAATTATCAATAAAGGTGAAATCGTTCTGGATAAAAAACTAGATGATCTAAAAAAGAACAAACAGCAGATTATAGAGGTAGAGTTTGATTATCGGGTGGAAGAAGTTGCACTGCAGCAACTTCCAAAAATAGGAAGGATTGAAAATCCTATAGGCTTTGTTTATCAATTATACTTTGATACGGAACAGGATATGCGCGGAAAAGTATTTGATTTTGCCCACGATAACGGACTTAAGATTTTGCAGCTTCACAACAAAAACACCACGTTAGAGAAACTCTTTGGGGAGTTGACTTCTTAA
- a CDS encoding response regulator, whose protein sequence is MVKIAIVDDNTFLIHAIKEKLSFFDDVVLKHTSLNGSDLLTKLEENHNLDLILMDIEMPVLNGIEATQIVKQKYPHIKIVMLTAFDNDEHIFNAIKAGADGYLLKEINPQDLYQGILETLKGGAAMNPSIAMKTLKLLRKPIDIQNPCDQEEISLSDREIEVLEQLSTGLSYTVIAKHLFLSPSTVRKHIENIYKKLQVHSKIEAVQKAKNHNII, encoded by the coding sequence ATAAAGGAAAAACTTTCCTTTTTTGATGACGTGGTTTTAAAGCATACTTCATTAAACGGGAGTGATCTTTTAACTAAATTGGAAGAAAACCATAATCTAGATCTGATCTTAATGGATATTGAAATGCCTGTTTTAAATGGTATCGAGGCCACTCAAATAGTAAAACAAAAATATCCACACATTAAAATAGTAATGCTTACAGCTTTTGACAATGACGAACATATCTTTAATGCCATAAAAGCCGGAGCAGACGGGTATCTTTTAAAGGAAATCAATCCACAGGACTTATATCAGGGGATATTGGAAACCTTAAAAGGGGGCGCGGCAATGAATCCATCCATTGCGATGAAGACTCTGAAACTTCTCAGAAAACCAATAGATATTCAGAATCCGTGTGATCAAGAAGAAATCTCGCTTTCAGATAGAGAAATTGAGGTTTTGGAGCAGTTGAGCACGGGGCTTAGTTATACCGTTATTGCCAAACATCTTTTCCTTTCGCCGAGTACGGTACGAAAGCATATTGAAAATATCTACAAAAAACTACAGGTACACAGTAAGATCGAGGCTGTTCAGAAGGCGAAAAACCATAATATTATTTAG
- a CDS encoding acyloxyacyl hydrolase: MKPSLAAFAVFLFAFPLFSQEEEKKPVSLEADFFYGNILEHNPAIQHLITGHPTGFILSYNRKTYGFNEWERRYNYPDWGFSMTYQNLHNEYLGDALGVYGHINWYFLNRNLRLQVGEGIAYMFKPYDTDSNYYNNAYGSHLVSSTFIKGSFIRENLWKGLGFNVGLAFIHYSNGNLKAPNTSTNTIALNAGINYLLDYKEFPEYIDKEDSLSSSYAQKIAYNLEFRAGINESDVIGSGQEPFYEVSFYADKRLNYKSTIQVGAEVFFSTFLKEVIKFRSIAYPEDGLTGKEDYKRVGVFVGHELRFNKVAAITQLGYYVYWPYEFENRIYVRLGLKRYFSDDRFFATASVHSHWAKAEAVEFGLGVRL, translated from the coding sequence ATGAAGCCATCTCTTGCCGCATTTGCAGTCTTTCTTTTTGCGTTTCCACTTTTTTCCCAAGAGGAAGAAAAGAAACCTGTATCCCTTGAAGCTGATTTTTTCTACGGGAATATTTTGGAGCATAACCCCGCTATCCAACATTTAATTACGGGTCATCCTACTGGTTTTATTCTTTCATATAACCGGAAAACCTATGGCTTTAATGAATGGGAACGCAGATATAATTATCCGGATTGGGGTTTTTCGATGACCTATCAAAATTTGCACAATGAATATTTGGGAGATGCTCTGGGAGTGTATGGGCATATAAATTGGTATTTTTTGAATAGAAACCTGAGACTTCAGGTAGGTGAGGGAATCGCATATATGTTTAAACCTTACGATACAGATTCAAATTATTATAATAATGCCTACGGAAGTCACCTAGTAAGTTCCACATTTATTAAGGGAAGTTTTATTCGTGAAAATCTTTGGAAAGGGCTGGGCTTTAATGTGGGGCTTGCTTTTATCCACTATAGCAATGGCAATCTTAAAGCTCCGAATACAAGTACAAACACTATAGCATTAAATGCGGGAATAAACTATTTACTTGACTATAAGGAGTTCCCTGAATATATTGATAAAGAGGATTCCCTCAGTTCGAGTTACGCCCAGAAAATTGCTTATAATCTTGAATTCCGAGCGGGGATAAATGAAAGTGATGTTATCGGCTCTGGGCAGGAACCTTTTTATGAAGTTTCCTTTTATGCAGACAAGCGTTTAAATTACAAAAGCACCATACAAGTGGGAGCGGAGGTGTTTTTTTCCACGTTTTTAAAAGAAGTTATCAAATTTAGATCCATCGCCTATCCCGAAGATGGACTTACTGGAAAGGAAGATTACAAACGTGTTGGAGTATTTGTAGGTCACGAATTGCGTTTTAATAAAGTTGCTGCAATTACCCAATTGGGTTATTATGTGTATTGGCCATATGAATTTGAAAATAGGATCTACGTCCGTTTAGGTTTGAAACGTTATTTCTCTGACGACCGATTTTTTGCAACAGCATCTGTCCATTCGCATTGGGCCAAGGCCGAAGCGGTGGAATTTGGTTTAGGCGTAAGATTATAA
- a CDS encoding head GIN domain-containing protein, giving the protein MKNLIYTFLLLVLVSCSPDKLGNCFTSSGAIIQREIPVSSFNKITAWDRTRLFIQQGAEHKVVVETGSNLIEDVIVSVVDGRLEIRDNNSCNLVRDYGITKIYVTSPNITEIRSSTGYAIESIGTLTFPELSLLSEDFNSGEYHTDGDFKFDLNVGKLNVVANGMSKFYLSGNAESASFGLYAGDCRIYSENLIVQDLQLFHRSSGPMVVNPHQSIKGKIVSIGNVICKTRPSIVEVEELYKGRLVFE; this is encoded by the coding sequence ATGAAAAATCTCATATATACATTTCTGCTTTTAGTGTTGGTTAGTTGTAGCCCTGACAAATTGGGAAATTGTTTTACAAGCTCGGGTGCAATAATTCAACGGGAAATTCCAGTTTCTTCTTTCAACAAAATCACAGCTTGGGATCGCACGCGTTTATTTATACAGCAAGGAGCCGAACATAAAGTAGTGGTGGAAACAGGGTCAAACCTTATTGAGGACGTAATCGTTTCTGTCGTTGACGGAAGATTGGAAATTCGGGATAACAATTCATGCAATTTGGTACGGGATTATGGAATTACAAAGATTTACGTCACTTCCCCCAATATTACCGAGATAAGAAGTAGTACGGGATATGCCATCGAAAGTATCGGTACATTAACCTTCCCGGAGCTATCACTTCTTTCTGAAGATTTTAATTCAGGAGAATATCACACAGATGGCGATTTTAAGTTCGATCTTAATGTTGGAAAATTGAATGTGGTAGCCAATGGTATGTCCAAATTTTATTTAAGTGGAAATGCTGAAAGCGCAAGTTTCGGGCTCTATGCGGGCGATTGTAGGATTTATTCAGAAAATCTTATTGTCCAGGATTTACAATTATTTCATCGCAGTTCAGGGCCAATGGTGGTAAACCCACATCAATCTATCAAAGGGAAAATTGTGAGTATTGGAAATGTTATTTGTAAAACCCGTCCATCAATTGTTGAAGTTGAGGAACTCTATAAGGGACGGCTGGTTTTCGAATAG
- the metK gene encoding methionine adenosyltransferase, with protein MAYLFTSESVSEGHPDKVADQISDALLDNFLAFDPESKVACETLVTTGQVVLAGEVKSNTYLDVQNIARDVINKIGYTKGAYKFSGDSCGVISLIHEQSQDINQGVDRENKEEQGAGDQGMMFGYATKETENYMPLALDLSHKIMIELAALRREEDEIKYLRPDSKSQVTIEYSDDNIPQKIVAIVVSTQHDDFDEDEPMLKKIKKDIIEILIPRVKKQLPEYVQKLFNDDIIYHINPTGKFVIGGPHGDTGLTGRKIIVDTYGGKGAHGGGAFSGKDPSKVDRSAAYASRHIAKNLVAAGVADEILVQVSYAIGVVEPTSILVNTYNSSNVDLSDGEIAKKVAQIFDMRPAAIERRLKLRNPIYSETAAYGHMGRNPKTIKKTFESPYNGKIEREVELFTWEKLDRVDEVKEAFGL; from the coding sequence ATGGCATATTTATTTACTTCGGAAAGTGTTTCTGAAGGACATCCAGATAAAGTTGCGGATCAGATTAGCGATGCGCTTTTAGATAATTTTTTGGCTTTTGATCCTGAATCAAAAGTTGCTTGTGAAACATTAGTCACCACTGGACAGGTTGTTCTGGCAGGAGAAGTAAAAAGCAATACTTACCTCGACGTACAGAACATCGCTCGTGATGTTATCAATAAAATAGGTTATACCAAAGGCGCTTATAAATTTAGTGGAGATTCTTGCGGAGTCATTTCCCTCATCCACGAACAATCCCAAGATATAAACCAAGGTGTTGACCGCGAGAACAAGGAAGAACAAGGTGCTGGAGACCAAGGAATGATGTTTGGGTACGCCACTAAAGAAACCGAAAATTATATGCCTTTGGCGTTAGATCTTTCGCATAAAATAATGATCGAATTGGCGGCTCTAAGAAGAGAAGAAGATGAAATAAAATATTTGCGTCCCGATTCAAAAAGCCAGGTTACCATTGAGTATAGCGATGATAATATCCCTCAGAAAATTGTGGCTATTGTTGTTTCCACACAGCACGACGATTTTGATGAAGATGAGCCGATGTTGAAGAAAATCAAAAAGGACATTATTGAAATTCTGATTCCTCGGGTTAAGAAACAACTTCCGGAATATGTTCAGAAATTGTTCAATGATGATATAATTTATCACATAAATCCAACAGGAAAATTTGTAATCGGCGGACCTCACGGCGATACGGGTTTAACGGGAAGAAAAATTATTGTTGACACTTACGGCGGTAAAGGTGCCCACGGTGGAGGAGCGTTTAGCGGAAAAGACCCGAGCAAGGTTGATAGAAGCGCCGCTTATGCTTCAAGACATATTGCAAAAAATTTAGTTGCGGCGGGTGTTGCCGATGAAATTTTGGTTCAGGTTTCCTATGCTATCGGTGTAGTAGAGCCTACTTCCATTTTGGTAAATACTTATAACTCTTCCAACGTAGATCTTTCTGATGGAGAGATTGCCAAAAAAGTTGCCCAGATTTTTGATATGCGACCTGCGGCTATTGAAAGAAGATTAAAATTGAGAAATCCTATTTATTCCGAAACCGCTGCTTATGGCCATATGGGAAGAAACCCGAAGACCATTAAGAAAACTTTTGAAAGTCCGTATAACGGAAAAATAGAAAGGGAAGTGGAGCTGTTTACGTGGGAGAAGTTGGATAGGGTTGATGAGGTGAAGGAGGCTTTTGGGCTTTAA
- a CDS encoding OsmC family protein yields the protein MKVTLERKNDNYLFEATGASGVPVYIDNKADEPSKGASPMELLLMGLGGCSAIDVIMILKKQRQEITSYKMEVEGQRREVRKAKPFESIHVRLILEGEIEETKAIRAAQLSFEKYCSVSITMEASVKITYSIVLNGKEISV from the coding sequence ATGAAAGTAACCCTTGAAAGAAAAAACGACAACTATCTTTTTGAAGCCACAGGCGCTTCCGGTGTTCCAGTTTATATAGACAACAAGGCCGATGAGCCATCCAAAGGTGCAAGCCCTATGGAATTATTATTAATGGGCTTGGGCGGTTGTAGCGCCATAGATGTGATAATGATCCTAAAGAAGCAACGTCAGGAAATCACTTCATATAAAATGGAAGTTGAAGGTCAGCGAAGGGAAGTTCGCAAAGCGAAACCTTTCGAATCTATTCACGTAAGGTTAATTCTCGAAGGTGAAATTGAAGAGACAAAAGCCATCCGAGCCGCACAGTTGAGCTTTGAGAAATACTGTTCAGTCTCAATAACTATGGAAGCCAGCGTTAAAATTACCTATAGTATTGTTCTTAATGGGAAGGAGATAAGCGTGTAA